One window of Quercus robur chromosome 5, dhQueRobu3.1, whole genome shotgun sequence genomic DNA carries:
- the LOC126728560 gene encoding uncharacterized protein LOC126728560 gives MGYCYFSLCTSFSALGTAGFLHSTLVTAEFLHWIAAASRKCPTAGVACVEGPERRSQGRKVCEKQNKSELEEKLKEAENVIKELRETATLEAQEHSSELWKHKSAFIEVVTNQRQLEAGMGCALRKIEATKQELGVVLEQKEEADLMVQKLSMEMVKMHKDLEQKEKILSAMLRKNKLDTTEKHLLLKEVKLSKAKRKQAEIETERWRAVSESRHERHSLRSMLTNQVNSKLDFYTGARGVHQHATGSSYNGKTRSQPTDLVLEYGHIGLKKDRREPELSPIFDCYSLEGNEALAMTADVKQLESWVLSEAEKYATLIEQRHHLELDAFAEQMRIKDEKLETFRWQLMSMELESKRLQSHIEGMNEDVIAQT, from the exons ATGGGGTATTGCTATTTTTCCCTCTGTACTAGTTTCTCTGCACTAGGTACTGCTGGATTTCTGCACTCTACACTGGTTACTGCTGAATTTCTGCACTGGATAGCTGCTGCCT CAAGGAAGTGCCCAACTGCTGGGGTTGCTTGTGTGGAAGGTCCAGAGAGAAGGAGCCAGGGAAGGAAAGT TTGTGAGAAGCAGAATAAGAGTGAATTAGAAGAAAAGCTAAAAGAAGCTGAAAATGTCATCAAAGAATTGAGAGAAACTGCAACGCTTGAAGCCCAAGAGCATTCTTCTGAGCTATGGAAGCACAAATCTGCCTTCATTGAAGTTGTGACAAACCAACGGCAACTTGAAGCTGGAATGGGCTGCGCACTTAGGAAAATTGAAGCTACAAAACAAGAACTTGGAGTAGTATTAGAGCAAAAGGAGGAGGCAGACTTGATGGTTCAAAAACTATCAATGGAGATGGTAAAAATGCATAAGGATTtggagcaaaaagaaaaaattctgtCAGCAATGCTTAGGAAGAACAAGCTGGATACAACAGAGAAACACTTGCTTTTAAAGGAGGTTAAACTATCAAAGGCTAAGAGAAAGCAAGCTGAAATAGAAACTGAAAGGTGGAGGGCAGTATCAGAGTCTAGACATGAGAGGCATTCATTAAGAAGTATGTTGACTAACCAAGTAAATTCAAAATTGGACTTTTACACAGGGGCAAGAGGGGTGCATCAGCATGCAACAGGATCATCATACAATGGAAAGACAAGATCACAGCCAACTGATCTTGTTCTTGAGTATGGGCATATTGGACTTAAAAAGGACAGAAGGGAGCCAGAACTTTCTCCAATCTTTGACTGCTACTCTCTGGAAGGAAATGAGGCATTGG CTATGACAGCTGATGTTAAGCAATTGGAAAGTTGGGTACTGTCAGAAGCTGAGAAGTATGCAACTTTAATTGAGCAAAGGCATCACTTAGAACTAGATGCTTTTGCAGAACAAATGAGAATCAAAGATGAGAAATTAGAAACATTTCGTTGGCAGTTGATGAGCATGGAACTAGAATCAAAGCGGCTGCAGTCCCATATTGAGGGAATGAATGAGGATGTCATAGCTCAGACATga